The nucleotide sequence GATCCAGAACAGGCTTGATCACACCATTGCCAACCTGGCCACATCGAGTGAGAACCTGACGGCGGCCGAGAGCCGCATCCGTGACGTCGACATCGCAGTGGAGATGATGAGCTTCACGAAGTACCAGATCCTGAGCCAGGCCTCCACCGCGATGCTCGCTCAGGCTAACCAGAAACCCCAGGCTGTGCTGCAACTGCTCAGGTAGTGTGCGAGTTGCGCGCAGAGGCCAGTCCGCAGGGCTAAGGCTCTTCCCGGTGTGACGCAGGCGGTCTGGTCGCTTCCAGCGGACTGGCGTTCCTCTAACTAATCCATGGCATCTGCCGATACTGTAACCAATGAACGGTTCAACCCAGGAAGCATAGAGCCGGCCCCCAAGGATGCGGGGCGCATGGGCACAAGGAGGTAGTACAGAAATGAGGATCAACCACAACCTCTCCGCGCTGAACGCGTGGAAGAACCTGGTCACCAATGACGACGGCCAGAACAAGACCCTGGAGAAGCTGTCGAGCGGACTGAGGATCGGCAGAGCGGCTGATGATGCAGCCGGGCTATCCATCTCGGAGAAGATGAGGGGCCAGATCAAAGGGCTGAACCAGGCATCGCGAAACGCCCAGGACGGGATATCGCTCCTGCAGACCGCTGAGGGCGCCCTCGGAGAGACCCATTCGATCCTTCAGAGGATGAGAGAGCTGGCGGTGCAGTCTGCATCCGACACCGTGACTGATAAGGACCGCGTGGAGATTCAGAAGGAAGTCGACGCGCTGGCGGTGGAGATCACTCGCATCGCCGATACCACGGAGTTCAACACTCAGAAGCTGCTGAACGGCGACTATTCTAGCAAGATAATCCATATCGGCGCGAACGCGTCTCAGAGCCTCACAGTGAACATCTCCGCGACGGCGTCCACCAACCTCTCAGTTGGAGGCGCGGTAGCCGCCCAGGATCTCTTTGATCACCAGGTCACAGGGTCGATGACGATGTCGATGACTGGGACTAGGAACCAGACTGACACGACCAGGATCAGAGTGACCGTGGATGGGACTGCAACCAACAAGACACTCGCAGAGTATGACGCATCCACCGGCACATGGACCGACAAAGAGACTGTGGCCGTGGGCAACAACTTTGCTGCCTGGGAGGGCGTCACCATCAGCACTCTGGCCCACACGGCCAATTCCGTGACCGAGTCCTACATCATGGGTTCGGCGAGCGGCATCCATGTGGAAAGCCAGTGGGGTGCAAACCAGTCGATTTCGGTCATCAACACCGCGATCAACACGGTATCGAGCGAGCGCTCCAAGCTCGGCGCGATCCAGAACAGGCTTGACCACACCATCGCTAACCTGGCCACATCGAGTGAGAACCTGACGGCTGCCGAGAGCCGCATCCGAGACGTCGACATCGCAGTCGAGATGATGAGCTTCACAAAGTATCAGATCCTGAGCCAGGCCTCCACTGCGATGCTCGCTCAGGCGAACCAGAAGCCCCAGGCCGTGCTGCAGCTGCTGAGATAGCTGGCAAGCAGCGTGTGAGCGGGTTTCCTTGATGCAACTGCGACGGCTAGGGGAATCCTGATTAATCGCAGAGCGATCCTCCCGCAAGGACGCGGGGGTAAGAA is from Clostridia bacterium and encodes:
- a CDS encoding flagellin, which encodes IQNRLDHTIANLATSSENLTAAESRIRDVDIAVEMMSFTKYQILSQASTAMLAQANQKPQAVLQLLR
- a CDS encoding flagellin, coding for MRINHNLSALNAWKNLVTNDDGQNKTLEKLSSGLRIGRAADDAAGLSISEKMRGQIKGLNQASRNAQDGISLLQTAEGALGETHSILQRMRELAVQSASDTVTDKDRVEIQKEVDALAVEITRIADTTEFNTQKLLNGDYSSKIIHIGANASQSLTVNISATASTNLSVGGAVAAQDLFDHQVTGSMTMSMTGTRNQTDTTRIRVTVDGTATNKTLAEYDASTGTWTDKETVAVGNNFAAWEGVTISTLAHTANSVTESYIMGSASGIHVESQWGANQSISVINTAINTVSSERSKLGAIQNRLDHTIANLATSSENLTAAESRIRDVDIAVEMMSFTKYQILSQASTAMLAQANQKPQAVLQLLR